The following coding sequences lie in one Arachis hypogaea cultivar Tifrunner chromosome 4, arahy.Tifrunner.gnm2.J5K5, whole genome shotgun sequence genomic window:
- the LOC112797725 gene encoding inositol hexakisphosphate and diphosphoinositol-pentakisphosphate kinase VIP2 isoform X2 yields MALADEKDDEVVVPQKKITIGVCVMEKKVKCDSEVFSAPMEQILQRLRAFGEFEVIYFGDKVILEDPIESWPICDCLIAFHSSGYPLEKAEAYAALRKPFLVNELEPQHLLHDRRKVYERLEMFGIPVPRYALVNREVPYQELDYFVEEEDFVEVHGMRFWKPFVEKPIDGDNHSIMIYYPSSAGGGMKKLFRKVGNRSSEFQPEVRRVRREGSYIYEEFMPTGGTDVKVYTVGPEYAHAEARKSPVVDGVVMRNPDGKEVRYPVLLTPTEKQMAREVCIAFRQAVCGFDLLRCEGRSYVCDVNGWSFVKNSYKYYDDAACVLRKMFLDAKAPHLSSAIPPTLPWKVNEPVQPTEGLTRQGSGIIGTFGQSEELRCVIAVIRHGDRTPKQKVKLKVTEERLLNLMLKYNGGRPRAETKLKSAVQLQDLLDATRILVPRVRPDRESDSEAEVEHAEKLRQVKAVLEEGGHFSGIYRKVQLKPLKWVKVTKGNGEGEEERPVEALMVLKYGGVLTHAGRKQAEELGRYFRNNMYPGEGTGLLRLHSTYRHDLKIYSSDEGRVQMSAAAFAKGLLDLEGQLTPILVSLVSKDSSMLDGLDNASIEMKEAKARLNEIITSSSKAIHSNGSPEFPWMADGAGLPPNASELLPKLVELTKKVTEQVRLLAKDEDEKLTEAGSYDVIPPYDQAKALGKTNIDVDRIAAGLPCGSEGFLLMYARWKKLERDLYNERKERFDITQIPDVYDSCKYDLLHNAHLNLEGLDELFRVAQALADGVIPNEYGINPKQKLKIGSEIARRLLGKILIDMRNTREEAISVAELKSNQDNDTSAMKTEKEDTEAKSKHHKNGEMARKSSTFSDISMDQDDDDDKETKYRLDPKYANVKTPERHVRTRLYFTSESHIHSLMNVLRYCNLDESLQEEESLVCHNALDRLYKTKELDYMSYIVLRMFENTEVDLEDPKRFRIELTFSRGADLSPLEKNDSEAASLHQEHTLPIMGPERLQEIGSYLTFEKMEMMIHPFAMPAEDFPPPTTPAGFSGYFSKSVLERLVNLWPFHKHANTNGK; encoded by the exons ATGGCGTTGGCAGATGAGAAGGACGATGAAGTAGTTGTTCCGCAGAAGAAGATCACGATTGGAGTCTGCGTGATGGAAAAGAAGGTGAAATGTGACTCAGAG GTTTTCTCTGCGCCTATGGAGCAGATTCTTCAGAGGTTACGAGCCTTTGGTGAATTTGAG GTCATATATTTTGGAGACAAGGTCATCCTCGAAGATCCAATAGAGAG TTGGCCAATATGTGATTGTTTGATTGCTTTCCATTCCTCTGGATATCCCCTCGAAAAGGCAGAGGCGTATGCTGCTTTAAGAAA ACCTTTTCTAGTAAATGAACTGGAGCCCCAACACCTTCTTCATGATCGAAGAAAAGTATACGAG CGTCTTGAAATGTTTGGAATCCCTGTTCCAAGATATGCCCTTGTTAATAGGGAAGTGCCATACCAAGAGTTGGATTACTTTGTTGAGGAAGAGGATTTTGTTGAAGTTCATGGCATGCGATTTTGGAAGCCATTTGTGGAGAAGCCTATTGATG GTGATAATCATAGTATAATGATATACTATCCCAGTTCAGCTGGTGGAGGCATGAAGAAATTATTTCGGAAG GTTGGCAACCGTTCTAGTGAGTTCCAGCCGGAGGTGAGAAGAGTGAGGCGTGAAGGCTCCTATATTTATGAGGAATTCATGCCAACTGGAGGGACAGATGTTAAG GTGTATACAGTAGGCCCTGAGTATGCTCATGCTGAAGCCAGGAAGTCTCCAGTTGTTGATGGTGTCGTTATGAGAAATCCTGATGGGAAGGAA GTCAGGTATCCAGTGTTATTAACCCCTACTGAGAAACAAATGGCAAGAGAGGTTTGCATTGCATTCAGGCAAGCG GTTTGCGGGTTTGACCTCTTGAGATGTGAGGGACGCTCTTATGTTTGTGATGTCAATGGATGGAGCTTCGTTAAAAACTCATACAA GTATTATGATGATGCTGCCTGTGTTCTGCGAAAGATGTTCTTAGATGCAAAAGCACCTCATCTTTCTTCAGCAATTCCACCAACCTTGCCATGGAAAGTAAATGAACCGGTCCAACCGACGGAGGGACTTACTCGTCAGGGAAGTGGTATTATTGGGACTTTTGGACAATCTGAAGAATTACGTTGTGTAATTGCTGTTATTCGCCA TGGTGATAGAACCCCTAAACAGAAGGTGAAGCTAAAAGTTACCGAGGAAAGGCTGCTGAACTTGATGTTGAAATACAATGGAGGCCGACCTAGAGCTGAA ACCAAACTTAAAAGTGCCGTTCAGCTGCAAGATCTATTAGATGCCACACGCATTCTTGTGCCTCGCGTTAG GCCTGATCGGGAAAGTGATAGTGAGGCTGAAGTTGAGCATGCTGAAAAGCTCCGTCAAGTTAAAGCAGTTCTTGAGGAG GGAGGACATTTCTCTGGGATATATAGGAAAGTTCAGTTAAAGCCACTAAAGTGGGTCAAAGTCACAAAAGGAAATGGTGAAGGTGAAGAAGAACGACCAGTTGAAGCTCTAATGGTTCTTAAATATGGCGGTGTTCTTACACATGCTGGAAGAAAGCAG GCTGAAGAActaggaagatattttcgaaataatATGTATCCAG GAGAAGGTACAGGGCTGCTACGCCTCCATAGTACGTATCGCCATGATCTTAAGATTTATAGCTCTGATGAAGGTCGTGTACAG ATGTCTGCAGCCGCTTTTGCAAAAGGTCTTCTTGATCTAGAAGGACAGCTAACACCAATCCTG GTTTCCCTTGTTAGCAAGGACTCTTCCATGCTGGATGGGCTTGACAATGCTAGTATTGAAATGAAAGAAGCCAAG GCCCGTCTGAATGAAATCATTACTTCTAGTTCGAAGGCCATTCATAGCAACGGATCACCTGAATTTCCCTGGATGGCTGATGGAGCTGGATTGCCACCCAATGCTTCAGAATTACTTCCCAAGTTG GTAGAATTGACTAAGAAGGTTACTGAGCAAGTACGACTACTTGCTAAGGATGAAGATGAGAAACTTACAGAAGCAGGCTCGTACGATGTAATTCCTCCTTATGACCAAGCAAAAGCACTTGGGAAGACAAATATTGATGTTGATCGTATAGCAGCTGGATTACCATGCGGTAGTGAAGGGTTTCTATTAATGTATGCTCGGTGGAAAAAACTTGAAAGAGACTTGTACAATGAACGGAAGGA GCGCTTTGACATCACCCAAATTCCTGATGTCTATGATTCATGCAA ATATGATCTATTGCACAATGCGCATCTTAATCTAGAGGGACTGGACGAGCTATTTAGAGTTGCTCAG GCACTTGCTGATGGTGTAATTCCAAATGAATATGGAATTAATCCAAAGCAGAAGCTGAAGATCGGTTCAGAG ATTGCTCGTCGATTATTGggtaaaattttaattgatatgaGGAATACTCGGGAGGAAGCTATCAGTGTTGCTGAATTAAAGAGTAACCAAGACAATGATACATCGGCGATGAAAACTGAGAAGGAAGATACAGAGGCCAAGTCAAAACATCATAAGAATGGTGAAATGGCCAGAAAATCAAGCACTTTCAGTGATATATCAATGGATCAAGACGacgatgatgataaggagaccaAATATCGTTTAGATCCAAA GTATGCAAATGTGAAGACTCCTGAACGCCATGTGCGAACACGCCTATACTTCACATCT GAATCACATATCCATTCTCTCATGAATGTTCTTCGATATTGTAATTTGGATGAATCTCTTCAAGAAGAAGAGAGCCTTGTTTGTCATAATGCTCTCGACCGCCTATATAAAACAAAGGAGCTGGACTACATGAGTTACATTGTGCTGAGAATGTTTGAGAACACAGAG GTCGATCTAGAAGATCCAAAAAGGTTCCGCATAGAGCTGACCTTCAGCCGGGGTGCTGATTTATCGCCGTTGGAG AAGAACGATAGTGAGGCTGCTTCGTTGCACCAGGAGCACACACTGCCTATTATGGGTCCTGAAAGGCTTCAAGAAATAGGATCATACCTCACATTTGAAAAGATGGAAATGATGATTCATCCATTTGCTATGCCTGCAGAAGACTTTCCTCCGCCAACAACACCTGCCGGATTCTCTGGCTATTTCTCGAAAAGTGTGCTCGAGCGTCTGGTAAATCTTTGGCCTTTCCATAAGCATGCCAATACTAATGGGAAATAG
- the LOC112797725 gene encoding inositol hexakisphosphate and diphosphoinositol-pentakisphosphate kinase VIP2 isoform X3, producing MALADEKDDEVVVPQKKITIGVCVMEKKVFSAPMEQILQRLRAFGEFEVIYFGDKVILEDPIESWPICDCLIAFHSSGYPLEKAEAYAALRKPFLVNELEPQHLLHDRRKVYERLEMFGIPVPRYALVNREVPYQELDYFVEEEDFVEVHGMRFWKPFVEKPIDGDNHSIMIYYPSSAGGGMKKLFRKVGNRSSEFQPEVRRVRREGSYIYEEFMPTGGTDVKVYTVGPEYAHAEARKSPVVDGVVMRNPDGKEVRYPVLLTPTEKQMAREVCIAFRQAVCGFDLLRCEGRSYVCDVNGWSFVKNSYKYYDDAACVLRKMFLDAKAPHLSSAIPPTLPWKVNEPVQPTEGLTRQGSGIIGTFGQSEELRCVIAVIRHGDRTPKQKVKLKVTEERLLNLMLKYNGGRPRAETKLKSAVQLQDLLDATRILVPRVRPDRESDSEAEVEHAEKLRQVKAVLEEGGHFSGIYRKVQLKPLKWVKVTKGNGEGEEERPVEALMVLKYGGVLTHAGRKQAEELGRYFRNNMYPGEGTGLLRLHSTYRHDLKIYSSDEGRVQMSAAAFAKGLLDLEGQLTPILVSLVSKDSSMLDGLDNASIEMKEAKARLNEIITSSSKAIHSNGSPEFPWMADGAGLPPNASELLPKLVELTKKVTEQVRLLAKDEDEKLTEAGSYDVIPPYDQAKALGKTNIDVDRIAAGLPCGSEGFLLMYARWKKLERDLYNERKERFDITQIPDVYDSCKYDLLHNAHLNLEGLDELFRVAQALADGVIPNEYGINPKQKLKIGSEIARRLLGKILIDMRNTREEAISVAELKSNQDNDTSAMKTEKEDTEAKSKHHKNGEMARKSSTFSDISMDQDDDDDKETKYRLDPKYANVKTPERHVRTRLYFTSESHIHSLMNVLRYCNLDESLQEEESLVCHNALDRLYKTKELDYMSYIVLRMFENTEVDLEDPKRFRIELTFSRGADLSPLEQKNDSEAASLHQEHTLPIMGPERLQEIGSYLTFEKMEMMIHPFAMPAEDFPPPTTPAGFSGYFSKSVLERLVNLWPFHKHANTNGK from the exons ATGGCGTTGGCAGATGAGAAGGACGATGAAGTAGTTGTTCCGCAGAAGAAGATCACGATTGGAGTCTGCGTGATGGAAAAGAAG GTTTTCTCTGCGCCTATGGAGCAGATTCTTCAGAGGTTACGAGCCTTTGGTGAATTTGAG GTCATATATTTTGGAGACAAGGTCATCCTCGAAGATCCAATAGAGAG TTGGCCAATATGTGATTGTTTGATTGCTTTCCATTCCTCTGGATATCCCCTCGAAAAGGCAGAGGCGTATGCTGCTTTAAGAAA ACCTTTTCTAGTAAATGAACTGGAGCCCCAACACCTTCTTCATGATCGAAGAAAAGTATACGAG CGTCTTGAAATGTTTGGAATCCCTGTTCCAAGATATGCCCTTGTTAATAGGGAAGTGCCATACCAAGAGTTGGATTACTTTGTTGAGGAAGAGGATTTTGTTGAAGTTCATGGCATGCGATTTTGGAAGCCATTTGTGGAGAAGCCTATTGATG GTGATAATCATAGTATAATGATATACTATCCCAGTTCAGCTGGTGGAGGCATGAAGAAATTATTTCGGAAG GTTGGCAACCGTTCTAGTGAGTTCCAGCCGGAGGTGAGAAGAGTGAGGCGTGAAGGCTCCTATATTTATGAGGAATTCATGCCAACTGGAGGGACAGATGTTAAG GTGTATACAGTAGGCCCTGAGTATGCTCATGCTGAAGCCAGGAAGTCTCCAGTTGTTGATGGTGTCGTTATGAGAAATCCTGATGGGAAGGAA GTCAGGTATCCAGTGTTATTAACCCCTACTGAGAAACAAATGGCAAGAGAGGTTTGCATTGCATTCAGGCAAGCG GTTTGCGGGTTTGACCTCTTGAGATGTGAGGGACGCTCTTATGTTTGTGATGTCAATGGATGGAGCTTCGTTAAAAACTCATACAA GTATTATGATGATGCTGCCTGTGTTCTGCGAAAGATGTTCTTAGATGCAAAAGCACCTCATCTTTCTTCAGCAATTCCACCAACCTTGCCATGGAAAGTAAATGAACCGGTCCAACCGACGGAGGGACTTACTCGTCAGGGAAGTGGTATTATTGGGACTTTTGGACAATCTGAAGAATTACGTTGTGTAATTGCTGTTATTCGCCA TGGTGATAGAACCCCTAAACAGAAGGTGAAGCTAAAAGTTACCGAGGAAAGGCTGCTGAACTTGATGTTGAAATACAATGGAGGCCGACCTAGAGCTGAA ACCAAACTTAAAAGTGCCGTTCAGCTGCAAGATCTATTAGATGCCACACGCATTCTTGTGCCTCGCGTTAG GCCTGATCGGGAAAGTGATAGTGAGGCTGAAGTTGAGCATGCTGAAAAGCTCCGTCAAGTTAAAGCAGTTCTTGAGGAG GGAGGACATTTCTCTGGGATATATAGGAAAGTTCAGTTAAAGCCACTAAAGTGGGTCAAAGTCACAAAAGGAAATGGTGAAGGTGAAGAAGAACGACCAGTTGAAGCTCTAATGGTTCTTAAATATGGCGGTGTTCTTACACATGCTGGAAGAAAGCAG GCTGAAGAActaggaagatattttcgaaataatATGTATCCAG GAGAAGGTACAGGGCTGCTACGCCTCCATAGTACGTATCGCCATGATCTTAAGATTTATAGCTCTGATGAAGGTCGTGTACAG ATGTCTGCAGCCGCTTTTGCAAAAGGTCTTCTTGATCTAGAAGGACAGCTAACACCAATCCTG GTTTCCCTTGTTAGCAAGGACTCTTCCATGCTGGATGGGCTTGACAATGCTAGTATTGAAATGAAAGAAGCCAAG GCCCGTCTGAATGAAATCATTACTTCTAGTTCGAAGGCCATTCATAGCAACGGATCACCTGAATTTCCCTGGATGGCTGATGGAGCTGGATTGCCACCCAATGCTTCAGAATTACTTCCCAAGTTG GTAGAATTGACTAAGAAGGTTACTGAGCAAGTACGACTACTTGCTAAGGATGAAGATGAGAAACTTACAGAAGCAGGCTCGTACGATGTAATTCCTCCTTATGACCAAGCAAAAGCACTTGGGAAGACAAATATTGATGTTGATCGTATAGCAGCTGGATTACCATGCGGTAGTGAAGGGTTTCTATTAATGTATGCTCGGTGGAAAAAACTTGAAAGAGACTTGTACAATGAACGGAAGGA GCGCTTTGACATCACCCAAATTCCTGATGTCTATGATTCATGCAA ATATGATCTATTGCACAATGCGCATCTTAATCTAGAGGGACTGGACGAGCTATTTAGAGTTGCTCAG GCACTTGCTGATGGTGTAATTCCAAATGAATATGGAATTAATCCAAAGCAGAAGCTGAAGATCGGTTCAGAG ATTGCTCGTCGATTATTGggtaaaattttaattgatatgaGGAATACTCGGGAGGAAGCTATCAGTGTTGCTGAATTAAAGAGTAACCAAGACAATGATACATCGGCGATGAAAACTGAGAAGGAAGATACAGAGGCCAAGTCAAAACATCATAAGAATGGTGAAATGGCCAGAAAATCAAGCACTTTCAGTGATATATCAATGGATCAAGACGacgatgatgataaggagaccaAATATCGTTTAGATCCAAA GTATGCAAATGTGAAGACTCCTGAACGCCATGTGCGAACACGCCTATACTTCACATCT GAATCACATATCCATTCTCTCATGAATGTTCTTCGATATTGTAATTTGGATGAATCTCTTCAAGAAGAAGAGAGCCTTGTTTGTCATAATGCTCTCGACCGCCTATATAAAACAAAGGAGCTGGACTACATGAGTTACATTGTGCTGAGAATGTTTGAGAACACAGAG GTCGATCTAGAAGATCCAAAAAGGTTCCGCATAGAGCTGACCTTCAGCCGGGGTGCTGATTTATCGCCGTTGGAG CAGAAGAACGATAGTGAGGCTGCTTCGTTGCACCAGGAGCACACACTGCCTATTATGGGTCCTGAAAGGCTTCAAGAAATAGGATCATACCTCACATTTGAAAAGATGGAAATGATGATTCATCCATTTGCTATGCCTGCAGAAGACTTTCCTCCGCCAACAACACCTGCCGGATTCTCTGGCTATTTCTCGAAAAGTGTGCTCGAGCGTCTGGTAAATCTTTGGCCTTTCCATAAGCATGCCAATACTAATGGGAAATAG
- the LOC112797725 gene encoding inositol hexakisphosphate and diphosphoinositol-pentakisphosphate kinase VIP2 isoform X4 produces MALADEKDDEVVVPQKKITIGVCVMEKKVFSAPMEQILQRLRAFGEFEVIYFGDKVILEDPIESWPICDCLIAFHSSGYPLEKAEAYAALRKPFLVNELEPQHLLHDRRKVYERLEMFGIPVPRYALVNREVPYQELDYFVEEEDFVEVHGMRFWKPFVEKPIDGDNHSIMIYYPSSAGGGMKKLFRKVGNRSSEFQPEVRRVRREGSYIYEEFMPTGGTDVKVYTVGPEYAHAEARKSPVVDGVVMRNPDGKEVRYPVLLTPTEKQMAREVCIAFRQAVCGFDLLRCEGRSYVCDVNGWSFVKNSYKYYDDAACVLRKMFLDAKAPHLSSAIPPTLPWKVNEPVQPTEGLTRQGSGIIGTFGQSEELRCVIAVIRHGDRTPKQKVKLKVTEERLLNLMLKYNGGRPRAETKLKSAVQLQDLLDATRILVPRVRPDRESDSEAEVEHAEKLRQVKAVLEEGGHFSGIYRKVQLKPLKWVKVTKGNGEGEEERPVEALMVLKYGGVLTHAGRKQAEELGRYFRNNMYPGEGTGLLRLHSTYRHDLKIYSSDEGRVQMSAAAFAKGLLDLEGQLTPILVSLVSKDSSMLDGLDNASIEMKEAKARLNEIITSSSKAIHSNGSPEFPWMADGAGLPPNASELLPKLVELTKKVTEQVRLLAKDEDEKLTEAGSYDVIPPYDQAKALGKTNIDVDRIAAGLPCGSEGFLLMYARWKKLERDLYNERKERFDITQIPDVYDSCKYDLLHNAHLNLEGLDELFRVAQALADGVIPNEYGINPKQKLKIGSEIARRLLGKILIDMRNTREEAISVAELKSNQDNDTSAMKTEKEDTEAKSKHHKNGEMARKSSTFSDISMDQDDDDDKETKYRLDPKYANVKTPERHVRTRLYFTSESHIHSLMNVLRYCNLDESLQEEESLVCHNALDRLYKTKELDYMSYIVLRMFENTEVDLEDPKRFRIELTFSRGADLSPLEKNDSEAASLHQEHTLPIMGPERLQEIGSYLTFEKMEMMIHPFAMPAEDFPPPTTPAGFSGYFSKSVLERLVNLWPFHKHANTNGK; encoded by the exons ATGGCGTTGGCAGATGAGAAGGACGATGAAGTAGTTGTTCCGCAGAAGAAGATCACGATTGGAGTCTGCGTGATGGAAAAGAAG GTTTTCTCTGCGCCTATGGAGCAGATTCTTCAGAGGTTACGAGCCTTTGGTGAATTTGAG GTCATATATTTTGGAGACAAGGTCATCCTCGAAGATCCAATAGAGAG TTGGCCAATATGTGATTGTTTGATTGCTTTCCATTCCTCTGGATATCCCCTCGAAAAGGCAGAGGCGTATGCTGCTTTAAGAAA ACCTTTTCTAGTAAATGAACTGGAGCCCCAACACCTTCTTCATGATCGAAGAAAAGTATACGAG CGTCTTGAAATGTTTGGAATCCCTGTTCCAAGATATGCCCTTGTTAATAGGGAAGTGCCATACCAAGAGTTGGATTACTTTGTTGAGGAAGAGGATTTTGTTGAAGTTCATGGCATGCGATTTTGGAAGCCATTTGTGGAGAAGCCTATTGATG GTGATAATCATAGTATAATGATATACTATCCCAGTTCAGCTGGTGGAGGCATGAAGAAATTATTTCGGAAG GTTGGCAACCGTTCTAGTGAGTTCCAGCCGGAGGTGAGAAGAGTGAGGCGTGAAGGCTCCTATATTTATGAGGAATTCATGCCAACTGGAGGGACAGATGTTAAG GTGTATACAGTAGGCCCTGAGTATGCTCATGCTGAAGCCAGGAAGTCTCCAGTTGTTGATGGTGTCGTTATGAGAAATCCTGATGGGAAGGAA GTCAGGTATCCAGTGTTATTAACCCCTACTGAGAAACAAATGGCAAGAGAGGTTTGCATTGCATTCAGGCAAGCG GTTTGCGGGTTTGACCTCTTGAGATGTGAGGGACGCTCTTATGTTTGTGATGTCAATGGATGGAGCTTCGTTAAAAACTCATACAA GTATTATGATGATGCTGCCTGTGTTCTGCGAAAGATGTTCTTAGATGCAAAAGCACCTCATCTTTCTTCAGCAATTCCACCAACCTTGCCATGGAAAGTAAATGAACCGGTCCAACCGACGGAGGGACTTACTCGTCAGGGAAGTGGTATTATTGGGACTTTTGGACAATCTGAAGAATTACGTTGTGTAATTGCTGTTATTCGCCA TGGTGATAGAACCCCTAAACAGAAGGTGAAGCTAAAAGTTACCGAGGAAAGGCTGCTGAACTTGATGTTGAAATACAATGGAGGCCGACCTAGAGCTGAA ACCAAACTTAAAAGTGCCGTTCAGCTGCAAGATCTATTAGATGCCACACGCATTCTTGTGCCTCGCGTTAG GCCTGATCGGGAAAGTGATAGTGAGGCTGAAGTTGAGCATGCTGAAAAGCTCCGTCAAGTTAAAGCAGTTCTTGAGGAG GGAGGACATTTCTCTGGGATATATAGGAAAGTTCAGTTAAAGCCACTAAAGTGGGTCAAAGTCACAAAAGGAAATGGTGAAGGTGAAGAAGAACGACCAGTTGAAGCTCTAATGGTTCTTAAATATGGCGGTGTTCTTACACATGCTGGAAGAAAGCAG GCTGAAGAActaggaagatattttcgaaataatATGTATCCAG GAGAAGGTACAGGGCTGCTACGCCTCCATAGTACGTATCGCCATGATCTTAAGATTTATAGCTCTGATGAAGGTCGTGTACAG ATGTCTGCAGCCGCTTTTGCAAAAGGTCTTCTTGATCTAGAAGGACAGCTAACACCAATCCTG GTTTCCCTTGTTAGCAAGGACTCTTCCATGCTGGATGGGCTTGACAATGCTAGTATTGAAATGAAAGAAGCCAAG GCCCGTCTGAATGAAATCATTACTTCTAGTTCGAAGGCCATTCATAGCAACGGATCACCTGAATTTCCCTGGATGGCTGATGGAGCTGGATTGCCACCCAATGCTTCAGAATTACTTCCCAAGTTG GTAGAATTGACTAAGAAGGTTACTGAGCAAGTACGACTACTTGCTAAGGATGAAGATGAGAAACTTACAGAAGCAGGCTCGTACGATGTAATTCCTCCTTATGACCAAGCAAAAGCACTTGGGAAGACAAATATTGATGTTGATCGTATAGCAGCTGGATTACCATGCGGTAGTGAAGGGTTTCTATTAATGTATGCTCGGTGGAAAAAACTTGAAAGAGACTTGTACAATGAACGGAAGGA GCGCTTTGACATCACCCAAATTCCTGATGTCTATGATTCATGCAA ATATGATCTATTGCACAATGCGCATCTTAATCTAGAGGGACTGGACGAGCTATTTAGAGTTGCTCAG GCACTTGCTGATGGTGTAATTCCAAATGAATATGGAATTAATCCAAAGCAGAAGCTGAAGATCGGTTCAGAG ATTGCTCGTCGATTATTGggtaaaattttaattgatatgaGGAATACTCGGGAGGAAGCTATCAGTGTTGCTGAATTAAAGAGTAACCAAGACAATGATACATCGGCGATGAAAACTGAGAAGGAAGATACAGAGGCCAAGTCAAAACATCATAAGAATGGTGAAATGGCCAGAAAATCAAGCACTTTCAGTGATATATCAATGGATCAAGACGacgatgatgataaggagaccaAATATCGTTTAGATCCAAA GTATGCAAATGTGAAGACTCCTGAACGCCATGTGCGAACACGCCTATACTTCACATCT GAATCACATATCCATTCTCTCATGAATGTTCTTCGATATTGTAATTTGGATGAATCTCTTCAAGAAGAAGAGAGCCTTGTTTGTCATAATGCTCTCGACCGCCTATATAAAACAAAGGAGCTGGACTACATGAGTTACATTGTGCTGAGAATGTTTGAGAACACAGAG GTCGATCTAGAAGATCCAAAAAGGTTCCGCATAGAGCTGACCTTCAGCCGGGGTGCTGATTTATCGCCGTTGGAG AAGAACGATAGTGAGGCTGCTTCGTTGCACCAGGAGCACACACTGCCTATTATGGGTCCTGAAAGGCTTCAAGAAATAGGATCATACCTCACATTTGAAAAGATGGAAATGATGATTCATCCATTTGCTATGCCTGCAGAAGACTTTCCTCCGCCAACAACACCTGCCGGATTCTCTGGCTATTTCTCGAAAAGTGTGCTCGAGCGTCTGGTAAATCTTTGGCCTTTCCATAAGCATGCCAATACTAATGGGAAATAG